A stretch of Portunus trituberculatus isolate SZX2019 chromosome 48, ASM1759143v1, whole genome shotgun sequence DNA encodes these proteins:
- the LOC123498669 gene encoding uncharacterized protein LOC123498669 — protein sequence MTLQMPLWQPVDARQWQVSAVVRWTKVRVRRAPRYLHMWWTWRYICSFTKLIPEQVMKLENLLMEDEDVFSRDAQDFGCMSLVQHSINTAGSLQVKQSHSRVLLAKREMMQLPLDLATDGARVCSGVAAADGGHVATADKQGDPCCGYTCSSCIT from the coding sequence ATGACGTTGCAGATGCCACTGTGGCAGCCCGTGGATGCCAGGCAGTGGCAAGTATCTGCGGTGGTGAGGTGGACGAAGGTGCGGGTGAGGCGAGCTCCACGCTACCTCCACATGTGGTGGACTTGGAGGTACATATGTAGCTTTACCAAGCTGATTCCTGAGCAGGTGATGAAGTTGGAGAACTTGCTGATGGAGGACGAGGACGTCTTCAGCCGAGATGCCCAAGACTTTGGCTGTATGTCGCTGGTTCAGCACTCCATCAACACTGCAGGCAGTCTGCAGGTAAAGCAGTCACATAGCCGCGTCCTGCTGGCCAAGAGAGAAATGATGCAGCTGCCTCTGGACTTGGCCACAGATGGCGCCCGAGTGTGTAGTGGTGTTGCAGCAGCGGATGGAGGCCATGTGGCGACAGCTGACAAGCAAGGTGACCCATGTTGTGGATATACATGCTCTTCATGTATCACCTAA